A part of Miscanthus floridulus cultivar M001 chromosome 6, ASM1932011v1, whole genome shotgun sequence genomic DNA contains:
- the LOC136459417 gene encoding PRA1 family protein A1-like codes for MDWSSVTAEDLVDALREVDWSTPPRPVSEFFSRFSAPRSYSKWTSRLKCNLYYYRTNYFILVIFLLGMGFLRKPVAILAALATGLSIAFLNDSFAVTFNEKITRSVRQFSPHLAAKMRPPITPVIRGRPSKRRSIHICGRPRWIFVLLFSAVSCVLWLTSCSLLTVLWALLIGLLATLLHASFRTPNLKARLNTFREEFRAVWRNYSEL; via the exons atgGACTGGAGTTCTGTGACGGCGGAGGACCTCGTGGACGCGCTGCGAGAGGTGGACTGGTCAACACCGCCGCGCCCCGTCTCCGAATTCTTCTCCCGCTTCTCCGCTCCCCGATCCTACTCCAAGTGGACCAGCCGCCTCAAGTGCAACCTCTACTA CTATCGGACCAACTACTTCATCTTGGTAATATTCCTTCTTG GAATGGGCTTTCTTAGAAAGCCAGTTGCCATCCTTGCAGCTCTAGCAACTGGCCTCAGCATTGCGTTTCTGAATGACAG TTTTGCAGTTACTTTCAATGAGAAAATCACAAGGAGTGTCAGACAATTTTCACCACACTTAGCCGCAAAGATGAGGCCACCCATAAC GCCTGTCATCCGAGGGCGACCAagtaaaagaagatcaattcataTATGTGGCCGACCTCGCTGGATCTTTGTCCTGTTGTTTTCTGCAG TTAGTTGTGTGCTCTGGTTGACCTCCTGCAGCCTCCTCACAGTTCTGTGGGCACTACTTATTGGTCTACTTG CAACCTTGCTACATGCCAGCTTCAGAACACCTAATCTGAAGGCACGTCTGAACACATTCAGGGAGGAATTTCGAGCAGTATGGCGGAACTACAGTGAGCTATAA